Genomic window (Corallococcus caeni):
ACTCTGCCATGCGGTTTCCGCCATTGCTCGGCACTTTCCGCGCGCCGGCGCACCCTCCGGGCGGCCCCGAGCGCTCCGCCGGACGGGTCTGATAGACCGTCGACATGCACCCGCACTCCCAGCTCATCACCGACTTCTATTCGGCCTTCCAGCGGCGCGACGCGGACGGAATGGCCGCCTGCTACCACCCCGACGTGGAGTTCAACGACGCCGTGTTCCAGAACCTGCGCTACGCGGGCGTCACCTCCATGTGGCGCATGCTGCTGGAGCGCGGCAAGGACCTGGAGCTCGTCTTCAGCCAGGTCCAGGCCGATGACCGCACCGGCAGCGCCCACTGGGATGCGCGCTACACCTTCAGCCAGACGGGCCGGAAGGTGCTCAACCGCATCGACGCGACCTTCGAGTTCAAGGACGGGAAGATCCTCCGCCACACGGACCGGTTCCCCTTCTGGACCTGGTCGCGGCAGGCGCTGGGGCCCGTGGGCTGGGCGCTCGGGTGGACGCCGCTCTTGCACAACAAGGTGCGCTCCCAGGGCGCCGCGGGGCTGCGCAAGTACATGAAGGAGCGCGGCATCGAGGGGGCTTGAGGGCGGCTCCCGAGGGCCCCCGACTCACTCCTTCACGTCGAGCGTCTTCAGCGTCACGGGCCCCCTGGGGCCCTGGCGCGACAGGGTCGCCTCGCAGCGCACCTGTCCCATCCAGTCCGTGAAGCGCAGTGACGCCGTGCCGTCCGCGTGCAGCCAGAGCGTCGCGTGGCCATGGTTGCCCCGGTCCTGGCGCACGCCCGTCCACTCCGGGAAGCGCGGCCGGGATTCGAAGAAGTGGACCGGTGCCACCGGGGACTCCGGGGCATCCCTCCGCTCGGAGGGGAAGCCCCCGTGGCCCAGGCTGGCGCCGAGGAAGGGCAGGCCGGGTGCCCGGTCGTACAGCGCTCCGGCCTGGGCATCTCCCCAGCACCAGAGGTCCACCCATTCGCGCTCCACGACCAGGGCCCGCAGGTCCTCCGTCACCAGGGGGGCCAGCTGTTTCGCGTCCGGCCCATAGGGCGCGGCGTGGCTCAGCAGGATGTTCATGGCTCCGCGCCGGCGCCCCTCCGACAGGCGCTGCTCCAGCCATTGCAGCAGCGCGGGCTCGCGGTGGCGGCCCGCTTCGAACCAGGCGGTGTCCAGGCCGATGAGCTGGAAGCGCTCCGAGGCGAGGCAGAAGTAGCTGCCCTCCTGCGGGTGACGGGGGCCGGCGCCCCGCCGCTCGTCCAG
Coding sequences:
- a CDS encoding nuclear transport factor 2 family protein, which produces MHPHSQLITDFYSAFQRRDADGMAACYHPDVEFNDAVFQNLRYAGVTSMWRMLLERGKDLELVFSQVQADDRTGSAHWDARYTFSQTGRKVLNRIDATFEFKDGKILRHTDRFPFWTWSRQALGPVGWALGWTPLLHNKVRSQGAAGLRKYMKERGIEGA